In the genome of Polypterus senegalus isolate Bchr_013 unplaced genomic scaffold, ASM1683550v1 scaffold_1327, whole genome shotgun sequence, one region contains:
- the LOC120521931 gene encoding histone H1.0-B-like, whose product MSETAAAPPPQKAKKGKGAKRSASTPKYADMIKAAIHAEKNRTGSSRQAIQKYIKSNFKVGDNADSQIKLSLKRLVATGTLRHTKGMGASGSFKLAKMDEPKKVTKPRAAEKTKKKPPRAAKPKKVAKPKKIAKSPGKAKKPKAAEKKVKKTAAEKKKTAEKPKKSEKVKKAKATRASKPKKVKTAKPKAKASPKKAGKKK is encoded by the coding sequence ATGTCGGAAACGGCAGCCGCGCCGCCTCCCCAGAAGGCTAAAAAGGGGAAAGGTGCAAAAAGGAGCGCGTCCACTCCCAAATACGCGGATATGATTAAAGCCGCTATTCACGCGGAGAAAAACCGAACTGGGTCCTCCAGACAGGCCATCCAGAAGTACATCAAAAGCAACTTCAAGGTGGGAGACAACGCCGACTCTCAGATCAAGCTATCGCTGAAAAGACTAGTGGCCACCGGCACCCTGCGACACACCAAGGGCATGGGGGCGTCCGGTTCCTTCAAACTTGCCAAGATGGACGAGCCTAAGAAGGTGACCAAGCCACGGGCAGCCGAGAAGACCAAAAAGAAACCACCTCGAGCCGCTAAGCCCAAAAAGGTGGCCAAGCCTAAGAAAATAGCCAAGTCTCCCGGAAAAGCGAAGAAGCCCAAGGCTgcagaaaagaaagtgaaaaagacGGCCGCCGAAAAGAAGAAAACGGCGGAAAAGCCCAAAAAGTCTGAAAAGGTTAAAAAGGCGAAAGCCACAAGGGCGAGCAAGCCCAAAAAAGTCAAGACGGCCAAGCCGAAAGCGAAGGCGAGCCCCAAAAAGGCAGGGAAAAAGAAGTAA